The following proteins are co-located in the Mauremys reevesii isolate NIE-2019 linkage group 23, ASM1616193v1, whole genome shotgun sequence genome:
- the RSRP1 gene encoding arginine/serine-rich protein 1 isoform X2: protein MAVTHETGLSPQAPPQAQDPCGGDQATWSQSPRVVPHGSQEQGSPAAPSGTETGCSRTSVKTDIISKGTVTEKMQANTKTEDMTNYMDDLTLSSPKERDSRSKSKTSRGRSSSRSSSRSSCSSRSSSSTSSTSSRSWSRSGSRSRSRARRNGSRRHRRYSRSYSRSRSRSRSLRYRGRYYPRTYRRYHRSPPRYRSRSRSRSHGRSWSRGRPYYRRSFSRSRSRSRGRRYYGFGRTIYPEAYRSWRSRSRTRSRSRTPLRLSEKDRRELLEIAKANAAKALGTDNVVLPASLRVYSLSKETNGGKCRSEDSAESTEMLRDYRRRGLHHLQISLLSFSKALQGGYAEFIHNLL, encoded by the exons ATGGCGGTGACCCATGAAACAGGGCTGTCCCCCCAGGCGCCGCCACAGGCCCAGGATCCGTGTGGGGGAGACCAGGCCACCTGGAGCCA GAGCCCCAGGGTGGTGCCCCACGGGAGCCAGGAGCAGGGAAGTCCCGCGGCCCCCAGCG gAACTGAAACGGGATGTTCTAGAACATCAGTCAAAACAGATATAATTTCTAAAGGCACTGTCACAGAGAAAATGCAGGCAAACACAAAGACAGAGGATATGACAAATTACATGGATGATTTAACTCTCAGCTCACCAAAAGAGAGAGATTCTCGCTCAAAGTCCAAAACTAGTCGGGGCAGATCATCTTCAAGGTCATCTAGCAGATCATCTTGCAGTTCACGATCCAGTTCAAGCACTTCTTCAACTTCCTCAAGGAGTTGGAGCAGATCTGGAAGCAGATCAAGATCACGAGCTAGAAGAAATGGTTCCAGAAGGCATAGAAGATACTCAAGATCATATTCCAGAAGTCGGTCAAGATCACGTAGCCTTCGATACAGAGGAAGGTACTATCCTAGAACCTACAGGAGATACCACCGTTCTCCTCCAAGGTATAGATCACGCAGCAGGTCCCGGTCTCATGGAAGATCATGGTCTCGTGGAAGACCATATTATAGAAGATCCTTTTCAAGAAGCAGATCACGATCAAGAGGCCGAAGATACTATGGATTTGGGAGAACCATATACCCTGAGGCTTACAGAAGCTGGAGAAGCAGATCAAGAACAAGATCTCGTAGCAGAACACCTCTGCGCTTAAGTGAAAAAG ATAGGAGGGAGCTCTTAGAAATTGCAAAGGCTAATGCTGCAAAAGCCCTGGGAACAGATAACGTAGTCTTGCCAGCTAGCTTGAGAGTCTACAGCCTATCCAAAGAGACAAATGGTGGAAAATGCAGAAGTGAAGATTCTGCTGAGTCTACTGAG ATGTTGAGAGATTACAGAAGAAGAGGCCTGCATCACTTGCAGATAAGTTTATTGTCCTTCTCCAAAGCTCTGCAGGGTGGATATGCAGAGTTTATCCACAACTTGCTGTAA
- the RSRP1 gene encoding arginine/serine-rich protein 1 isoform X1, whose translation MAVTHETGLSPQAPPQAQDPCGGDQATWSQSPRVVPHGSQEQGSPAAPSGTETGCSRTSVKTDIISKGTVTEKMQANTKTEDMTNYMDDLTLSSPKERDSRSKSKTSRGRSSSRSSSRSSCSSRSSSSTSSTSSRSWSRSGSRSRSRARRNGSRRHRRYSRSYSRSRSRSRSLRYRGRYYPRTYRRYHRSPPRYRSRSRSRSHGRSWSRGRPYYRRSFSRSRSRSRGRRYYGFGRTIYPEAYRSWRSRSRTRSRSRTPLRLSEKDRRELLEIAKANAAKALGTDNVVLPASLRVYSLSKETNGGKCRSEDSAESTEQSRRLTADLTKSGTERAPAVKGLSFSPNNTMAKPVLQKPGSLSVKETAVSLVKEDTKRNSYGQWAPMKEENGLFNISPKSAPFRAR comes from the exons ATGGCGGTGACCCATGAAACAGGGCTGTCCCCCCAGGCGCCGCCACAGGCCCAGGATCCGTGTGGGGGAGACCAGGCCACCTGGAGCCA GAGCCCCAGGGTGGTGCCCCACGGGAGCCAGGAGCAGGGAAGTCCCGCGGCCCCCAGCG gAACTGAAACGGGATGTTCTAGAACATCAGTCAAAACAGATATAATTTCTAAAGGCACTGTCACAGAGAAAATGCAGGCAAACACAAAGACAGAGGATATGACAAATTACATGGATGATTTAACTCTCAGCTCACCAAAAGAGAGAGATTCTCGCTCAAAGTCCAAAACTAGTCGGGGCAGATCATCTTCAAGGTCATCTAGCAGATCATCTTGCAGTTCACGATCCAGTTCAAGCACTTCTTCAACTTCCTCAAGGAGTTGGAGCAGATCTGGAAGCAGATCAAGATCACGAGCTAGAAGAAATGGTTCCAGAAGGCATAGAAGATACTCAAGATCATATTCCAGAAGTCGGTCAAGATCACGTAGCCTTCGATACAGAGGAAGGTACTATCCTAGAACCTACAGGAGATACCACCGTTCTCCTCCAAGGTATAGATCACGCAGCAGGTCCCGGTCTCATGGAAGATCATGGTCTCGTGGAAGACCATATTATAGAAGATCCTTTTCAAGAAGCAGATCACGATCAAGAGGCCGAAGATACTATGGATTTGGGAGAACCATATACCCTGAGGCTTACAGAAGCTGGAGAAGCAGATCAAGAACAAGATCTCGTAGCAGAACACCTCTGCGCTTAAGTGAAAAAG ATAGGAGGGAGCTCTTAGAAATTGCAAAGGCTAATGCTGCAAAAGCCCTGGGAACAGATAACGTAGTCTTGCCAGCTAGCTTGAGAGTCTACAGCCTATCCAAAGAGACAAATGGTGGAAAATGCAGAAGTGAAGATTCTGCTGAGTCTACTGAG CAATCCAGAAGACTAACAGCAGACTTAACCAAAAGTGGAACTGAGAGAGCTCCTGCAGTGAAAGGCTTATCTTTCAGCCCTAAT aacACAATGGCAAAGCCAGTACTCCAGAAACCAGGAAGTCTCTCTGTTAAAGAGACAGCTGTATCCTTGGTTAAAGAAGATACAAAGAGAAATTCCTATGGGCAATGGGCTCCAATGAAGGAGGAAAACGGCTTATTTAACATTTCACCTAAAAGTGCACCCTTCCGAGCACGCTAG
- the SYF2 gene encoding pre-mRNA-splicing factor SYF2 — MAAEGDGAPRGGASSASSDEESAPTAAEELAAQKREERLRKFRELHMKRNEARKLNHQEVVEEDKRLKLPANWEAKKARLEWELKVEEKKKECAAKGEDYERVKLLEISAEDAERWERKKKRKNPDLGFSDYAAAQVRQYQRLTKQIKPDMEKYEKLREENGEELYPTANSLLHGTHVPCKEGVDRMVTDLEKQIEKREKYSRRRAYNDDADIDYINERNAKFNKKAERFYGKYTAEIKQNLERGTAV, encoded by the exons ATGGCGGCGGAGGGGGATGGAGCCCCGCGCGGAGGG GCCTCTTCTGCCAGCTCCGACGAGGAATCTGCGCCCACTGCAGCTGAGGAGTTGGCCGCCCAGAAGAGGGAGGAGAGGTTGAGGAAATTCagagagctccatatgaaaagg AATGAAGCTCGCAAGCTAAATCACCAGGAAGTTGTGGAAGAAGATAAAAGACTTAAGTTGCCTGCAAACTGGGAAGCAAAAAAGGCTCGACTGGAATGGGAACTGAAGGTTGAGGAAAAGAAGAAG GAATGTGCTGCTAAAGGAGAAGATTATGAGCGGGTGAAGTTGTTAGAAATCAGTGCTGAGGATGcagaaagatgggaaaggaaaaagaagagaaaaaatccAGACCTAGGATTTTCAG ATTATGCAGCTGCTCAGGTGCGCCAGTATCAGAGGTTAACCAAGCAGATCAAACCTGACATGGAAAAATATGAAAAGCTAAGAGAAGAAAA CGGAGAAGAATTGTATCCAACAGCAAACAGTCTTCTTCATGGAACTCATGTACCATGTAAAGAAGGGGTTGATAGAATGGTAACAGATCTTGAAAAACA AATTGAAAAACGTGAAAAATACAGTCGGCGACGTGCTTATAATGATGATGCGGATATTGATTACATCAATGAGAGAAATGCCAAATTCAATAAGAAGGCAGAAAGGTTCTATGGGAAATATACAGCAGAAATTAAACAGAACTTGGAGAGAGGAACAGCTGTCTAA